The following are from one region of the Silene latifolia isolate original U9 population chromosome 9, ASM4854445v1, whole genome shotgun sequence genome:
- the LOC141599084 gene encoding PHD finger protein ALFIN-LIKE 7-like — MEGLSLSTPRTVEEVFNDFKGRRIGLIKALTIDVDKFYQQCDPEKENLCLYGLPTETWEVNLPVEEVPPELPEPALGINFARDGMQEKDWLSLVAVHSDSWLLSVAFYFGARFGFNKNERKKLFQMINDLPSVFEVLTGNVKQPKDHSGPHNSSSKNKSSGKPRQPENHSKAVKMPILPMEEESGDEEEEDDEQAGTLCGACGDNYAQDEFWICCDVCEKWFHGKCVKITPAKAEHIKQYKCPGCSTKRSRV, encoded by the exons ATGGAAGGATTATCTCTGAGTACACCAAGAACAGTTGAAGAAGTTTTCAATGATTTCAAAGGACGTCGCATTGGTTTAATCAAAGCTCTTACAATCG ACGTTGACAAATTTTATCAGCAATGTGATCCTG AGAAAGAAAATTTATGTCTGTATGGACTTCCAACTGAGACATGGGAAGTCAATTTACCTGTCGAAGAGGTCCCTCCCGAGCTTCCTGAGCCTGCATTGGGCATCAATTTTGCTAGGGATGGCATGCAGGAAAAGGATTGGCTATCACTAGTTGCTGTTCACAGTGACTCATGGCTACTTTCTGTAGCATTTTATTTTGGAGCTCGTTTTGGTTTCAACAAGAATGAAAG GAAGAAGTTATTTCAGATGATTAATGATTTGCCATCAGTCTTTGAAGTTCTGACCGGAAATGTAAAGCAACCCAAAGACCATTCTGGCCctcacaacagcagcagcaaaaATAAATCTTCTGGAAAG CCAAGACAGCCAGAGAACCACAGTAAAGCAGTGAAGATGCCAATATTACccatggaagaagaaagtggggATGAGGAAGAGGAAGATGACGAACAGGCTGGAACTCTCTGCGGGGCATGTGGGGACAATTATGCCCAAGATGAATTTTGGATTTGCTGCGATGTGTGCGAGAAATGGTTCCATGGCAAATGTGTAAAAATCACGCCTGCTAAAGCTGAACATATAAAGCAGTACAAGTGCCCTGGCTGCAGTACCAAGAGATCTCGAGTTTGA
- the LOC141599083 gene encoding pentatricopeptide repeat-containing protein At1g14470 — protein sequence MQRNHPVTTKTPYDMNTYLTTIANKLRNHKQITQLHAHIILNSLHLSSFWVSLLITQCTRLNAPPSYTRLIFNSTPFPSVYLYTCMLKYFTQLGAFDEVLPLFRTMRRNGVSPDAFVYPILIKSAGKDGVLLHGHVVKLGFGCDRIVRNAVMDCYVKCGQIEIARKVFDEMSERAVADWNVMVSGYWRWGLRDEDCELFRVMPERNVISWTCMVTGFSKVKDLESARWYFDRMPSKSVVSWNAMLSGYAQNGYEEETLGLFRVMLVDSGIEPVERTWVTIISACSSRGDPCLAESLVEMLEERKVNVNSFIQTALLDMYAKCGNLLAARNSFESLGVRKNVYAWNVMISAYARVGDLVSARELFDKMPERNVISWNSMIAGYAQNGQSPQAIELFNQMVRTEWTKPDEVTMVSVLSACGHLGALELGNWVVGLISKTTTKLSLSGYNAMIFMYSKCGNMNDALRIFDQLDERDVVSYNTLISGFAAHGYGNEAIELVYRMQEEGLAPDRVTYIGALTACSHGGLLEIGREVFESIDYPSVDHYACMVDLLGRAGKLDEALTLIQKMPMEPHAGVYGSLLNASRVHKKVEIAEHAAERLFMLEPENSGNYVLLSNVYALSGRWKDVERIRKVMQERGLRKGTGWSLVEYGGKMHKFIAGDRAHERSEDIYRVLSEIKRKMRESGYLEDKDCALIDTEDEEKEDMVGAHSEKLAISFALLVSEPGTVIRVVKNLRVCSDCHKAIKMISKLMGREIIVRDNNRFHCFKDGRCSCHDYW from the coding sequence ATGCAAAGAAATCATCCCGTCACCACAAAAACTCCATATGATATGAACACATACTTAACCACCATAGCCAACAAACTAAGAAACCACAAACAAATCACACAACTCCATGCACATATCATCCTCAATTCCCTTCATCTTTCAAGTTTCTGGGTTTCCTTACTCATCACACAATGCACGCGTCTCAATGCACCTCCGTCATACACTCGTCTCATCTTCAATTCCACCCCATTTCCTTCCGTCTACCTCTACACTTGTATGCTCAAATACTTCACCCAATTAGGCGCATTCGACGAGGTTTTACCGCTTTTTCGAACAATGCGACGAAACGGGGTATCGCCCGATGCGTTCGTGTACCCGATACTGATCAAATCAGCTGGAAAAGATGGCGTTTTATTACATGGGCATGTTGTGAAATTGGGTTTTGGATGTGATCGTATTGTTAGGAATGCTGTGATGGACTGTTATGTAAAATGTGGGCAGATTGAGATTGCACGGAAGGTGTTCGATGAAATGTCTGAGAGAGCAGTTGCAGATTGGAATGTTATGGTTTCTGGGTATTGGAGGTGGGGGTTAAGGGATGAGGATTGTGAGTTGTTTAGGGTAATGCCTGAGAGGAATGTGATTTCTTGGACGTGTATGGTTACCGGGTTTTCGAAGGTGAAGGATTTGGAGAGTGCGAGATGGTATTTTGATAGGATGCCGAGTAAGAGTGTTGTGTCGTGGAATGCTATGCTTTCCGGGTATGCGCAGAATGGGTACGAGGAAGAGACGTTGGGATTGTTTCGTGTAATGTTGGTGGATAGTGGGATTGAGCCAGTTGAGAGGACTTGGGTTACTATCATTTCAGCGTGTTCGTCGAGGGGTGATCCTTGCCTTGCAGAGTCTCTTGTGGAAATGCTGGAGGAAAGAAAGGTTAATGTTAACTCGTTTATTCAGACCGCTCTTCTTGATATGTATGCGAAATGTGGAAACTTATTGGCTGCTCGAAATAGTTTTGAGAGTTTAGGAGTTAGGAAAAATGTGTATGCTTGGAATGTTATGATTTCAGCTTATGCTCGGGTTGGAGATCTAGTTTCAGCGCGAGAGTTATTTGACAAGATGCCTGAAAGAAACGTAATTTCATGGAACTCGATGATTGCTGGGTACGCTCAAAACGGACAGTCTCCTCAGGCTATTGAACTATTTAACCAAATGGTTAGGACGGAATGGACAAAACCCGATGAGGTGACAATGGTCAGTGTTCTATCAGCTTGTGGACATCTTGGAGCGTTGGAATTGGGAAATTGGGTGGTGGGTTTGATTTCCAAGACGACGACTAAACTTAGTTTATCAGGGTACAATGCTATGATATTCATGTACTCGAAATGTGGGAACATGAATGACGCGTTAAGGATCTTCGACCAATTAGACGAAAGAGATGTGGTCTCGTACAACACGTTAATTTCAGGATTTGCAGCTCATGGGTATGGAAATGAAGCTATTGAACTTGTGTACAGAATGCAGGAAGAAGGCCTTGCGCCAGATCGTGTAACATATATAGGCGCCCTAACTGCGTGTAGTCATGGAGGGTTGTTAGAAATAGGTCGGGAAGTATTTGAATCGATTGATTATCCATCAGTTGACCATTATGCCTGTATGGTCGACCTTTTGGGCCGTGCAGGTAAGCTTGATGAAGCGTTGACATTGATCCAGAAGATGCCGATGGAGCCCCATGCTGGGGTTTACGGGTCTCTTCTGAATGCCAGTCGAGTTCACAAAAAAGTTGAAATTGCAGAACATGCTGCTGAGAGGCTTTTTATGCTTGAACCAGAAAATTCCGGGAATTATGTATTGCTATCAAACGTTTATGCTTTGTCGGGCAGGTGGAAAGATGTCGAGAGGATTAGAAAAGTTATGCAAGAAAGGGGACTGCGGAAAGGAACGGGATGGAGTTTGGTGGAATACGGTGGCAAAATGCATAAATTTATAGCCGGAGATAGAGCCCATGAAAGATCAGAAGATATATACAGGGTTTTATCAGAGATAAAGCGGAAAATGAGAGAGTCGGGGTATCTAGAAGACAAGGATTGTGCGCTGATAGACACCGAGGATGAAGAGAAAGAGGACATGGTAGGGGCCCACAGTGAGAAATTGGCTATTAGCTTCGCCCTTCTGGTTAGTGAGCCTGGAACTGTTATTAGGGTGGTGAAGAACTTGAGGGTGTGTTCAGACTGTCATAAAGCGATAAAGATGATCTCGAAATTGATGGGAAGAGAGATCATTGTGAGAGATAATAACAGGTTCCATTGCTTCAAGGATGGGCGTTGCTCTTGCCATGACTATTGGTAA
- the LOC141599085 gene encoding phenylacetaldehyde reductase has translation MSSSKPAICITGANGFIGTWLVKTLLESNNYSTLHCSIHPSSSPAHLLSLSTSSTVIRVFHADILDYDAVSRAVEGCVGVFHVASPCSLEDPEDPQAEIMDPAVKGTLNVLEASRKFGVKRVVITSSISAMVPNPGWSGLPFDESSWTDVDYCISRQKWYPVSKTLAEKAAWEFSKKHGLDVVAINPATCLGPLLQPGLNASSAVLLQLLQGSEESQEYHWLGAVHVKDVARAHVLLFETPSASGRYLCTNGIYQFGDFAAKVSELFPEYPIHRFSGETQPGLVPCKDAAKRLIDLGLEFTPLDEAIRETVESLKAKGFLN, from the exons atgtcatCATCAAAACCCGCAATTTGCATTACAGGTGCAAACGGGTTTATAGGAACATGGCTCGTTAAAACCTTACTCGAATCCAACAACTACTCAACCCTCCACTGTTCCATCCACCCTTCCTCCTCCCCCGCTCACCTCCTCTCCCTCTCCACCTCCTCGACCGTCATCCGCGTCTTCCACGCTGACATCCTCGACTACGACGCTGTCTCACGTGCTGTTGAGGGATGTGTCGGTGTTTTTCACGTGGCGTCACCGTGTAGTCTTGAGGATCCTGAGGACCCACAGGCTGAGATTATGGACCCTGCTGTTAAGGGGACGTTGAATGTTCTTGAAGCTTCTAGAAAGTTTGGGGTTAAGCGCGTGGTTATCACGTCGTCGATTAGTGCTATGGTTCCGAATCCTGGTTGGAGTGGTTTGCCGTTTGATGAGTCGTCTTGGACTGATGTTGATTACTGTATTTCTCGACAG AAATGGTATCCGGTATCAAAGACACTGGCAGAGAAGGCGGCCTGGGAGTTCTCTAAAAAGCACGGCTTAGACGTGGTTGCAATAAACCCAGCCACATGTCTAGGGCCACTACTGCAGCCTGGCTTGAATGCGAGTTCTGCTGTATTGCTGCAACTGTTACAGGGATCGGAAGAGTCACAGGAGTATCATTGGCTAGGGGCGGTTCATGTGAAGGATGTCGCAAGGGCCCATGTCTTGCTCTTTGAGACCCCTTCTGCTTCTGGAAGGTATCTTTGTACTAATGGCATCTACCAGTTCGGCGACTTTGCTGCCAAAGTATCTGAACTATTCCCTGAGTATCCCATTCACAG GTTTTCGGGGGAAACTCAACCAGGCCTGGTACCTTGCAAAGATGCAGCCAAGAGACTGATAGACCTCGGCCTTGAGTTCACACCTCTTGATGAAGCGATCAGAGAGACGGTTGAGAGCTTGAAGGCCAAAGGTTTCTTGAATTAA
- the LOC141599087 gene encoding uncharacterized protein LOC141599087: MTISSPAPSNRSWSISEDSLRRYVHYASENCIQELLAASDSSRNGNGSDGWKVLSLDDGMEISKRRSGSLHIFRSRWLLRSVSPEQFISVANAIDAAKQWDSDLVEAKYIKDLEENLSIIRLKFGDAAKPLFKNREFIVYERRETMDDGTLVVAVASLPKEIALGLHPRQNKAIRGILLQSGWVVEKLKNDSCMVTYVVQLDPAGWLPKFFVNRLNTKLVMIIENLKNLAQTTPPLDRAK; encoded by the exons ATGACAATTAGTAGCCCCGCTCCTTCGAACCGATCATG GTCTATTAGTGAAGACTCCCTAAGGAGATATGTACATTATGCCAGTGAGAATTGCATACAAGAGCTCTTAGCAGCTTCAGACTCAAGCCGGAATGGGAATGGTAGTGATGGATGGAAGGTTCTTTCGTTAGACGATGGCATGGAAATATCGAAAAGACGATCAGGATCACTCCACATTTTTCGTAGTCGTTGGCTGCTTAGATCAGTCTCCCCTGAACAGTTCATTTCTGTTGCCAATGCCATTGATGCCGCAAAG CAATGGGATTCTGATCTAGTGGAGGCAAAATACATAAAGGATTTGGAAGAGAATTTGAGCATAATACGTTTAAAATTTGGAGATGCTGCAAAGCCTTTGTTTAAAAACAGAGAATTCATTGTTTACGAGCGACGCGAGACCATGGATGATGGCACTTTG GTGGTTGCGGTAGCTTCGCTTCCGAAAGAGATAGCTCTGGGGTTGCACCCAAGGCAGAACAAAGCCATAAGAGGCATATTATTGCAGTCAGGATGGGTTGTGGAAAAGCTTAAGAATGATTCTTGCATGGTCACCTATGTTGTTCAG CTAGATCCAGCAGGATGGCTACCCAAGTTCTTTGTGAATCGGCTAAACACAAAATTAGTAATGATTattgaaaatttaaaaaatttagcACAAACTACTCCTCCACTTGATCGTGCCAAATGA